One segment of Trichlorobacter ammonificans DNA contains the following:
- a CDS encoding efflux RND transporter permease subunit encodes MGSFFIDRPVFAAVIAIIITLGGLVALKVTPIAQYPEIAPPTVQVSAFYPGATAEVIANTVAAPIEQQVNGVDGMIYMSSTSASSGGMSLTVTFEPGTDPDMAQVNVQNRVNQASSQLPDVVSQQGVTVQKRSQSFMMVISVYAPDDRYDPVYLGNYANLYILDPIKRIPGANLSSMFPLPDVAMRIWLKPDHMAQMGITAKDIATAIQQQNKAFGVGSIGQSPAPKGTQQTFVVTTKGLLSEPAEFENIIIRAASEGSALVRLKDVASVELGGKDYSVATKVNGRKSVALVVYQQPGANAIETSRQVRELLANLKKNFPDGLEYKVVLDSSEFTAASIEKVVHTFFEAVVLVVLVVFLFLQSFRATLIPILAVPIAIIGTYTGILALGFSTNMLTLFGMILAIGLVVDDAIIVVENVEHNMAAHGMSPMEAARKAMSELTGALIAIVLVLGSVFLPVAFLSGMTGTLYKQFAVTIAISMVLSGVVALTLSPALAARILKPTPGEKKGFFKWFEQGFNRLTDRYVAGVRWLIRHKTIGMLLFGGVVALVLVLFRVVPGSFVPEEDQGYLFVGNIMPDAASLERTTAVSDRAVQLMQSNSSMADITQVDGYSLIDGSVKDNAGLLFAALKPYAERQGKGADAFSVQKDLSRKLHGIKEGMVFSINPPSIPGLGSTGGFEFYIQNKGGGSAQELEKITKQFVAEARKRPELAGVSSTYSASQRQLSLNVDRVRSELLGVPVATVYDALQSSFGSAYVGQFLQYGRIWQVIVQSHPDYRDQPNDLTEIFVRSTSGAMIPISSVATISYVAGPSILPRFNGFPAAKLNGSQAAGFSSGQAIAAMEEVAKSVLPEGYSYSWAGQAFEEKKSGNTSTIAFACGLIMVFLILAAQYEKWSLPIGVVLSVPFAICGALLLTWVLKLENDVYFQVGLLTLVGLSAKNAILIIEFAADNLRKGMSACDAAIEAARLRLRPIVMTSLAFILGCVPMALASGAGANSLRAIGTGVIGGMLASTLVASFFVPLFFVLLEEGSGFFSRKNAKDASPATDAGGDDHA; translated from the coding sequence ATGGGAAGCTTTTTTATCGACCGTCCCGTTTTTGCCGCGGTTATTGCCATCATCATCACCCTGGGGGGGCTGGTGGCCCTCAAGGTGACCCCCATTGCCCAGTATCCCGAGATTGCCCCCCCCACGGTACAGGTCTCGGCCTTCTATCCCGGCGCCACGGCCGAGGTGATCGCCAATACCGTGGCAGCTCCCATTGAACAGCAGGTAAACGGTGTGGACGGCATGATCTACATGTCTTCCACCAGCGCCTCTTCGGGCGGCATGTCGCTGACCGTCACCTTTGAGCCGGGCACCGATCCGGATATGGCCCAGGTCAACGTGCAGAACCGGGTCAACCAGGCCAGCTCCCAGTTGCCGGACGTGGTCAGCCAGCAGGGGGTGACGGTACAGAAACGCTCCCAGTCGTTCATGATGGTCATCAGCGTCTACGCGCCGGATGACCGCTACGATCCGGTCTACCTGGGCAACTACGCCAATCTTTATATTCTGGACCCCATCAAGCGGATTCCCGGTGCCAACCTTTCCAGCATGTTTCCCTTGCCCGACGTGGCTATGCGGATCTGGCTGAAGCCCGATCACATGGCTCAGATGGGGATCACGGCCAAGGATATCGCCACCGCCATTCAACAGCAGAACAAAGCCTTCGGTGTCGGCTCCATCGGACAGTCGCCCGCTCCGAAAGGCACCCAGCAGACCTTTGTGGTCACCACCAAGGGGCTGCTGTCGGAGCCGGCCGAGTTTGAGAACATCATCATCCGGGCCGCCTCGGAAGGTTCGGCTCTGGTGCGCCTGAAGGACGTGGCCAGTGTTGAGCTGGGGGGCAAGGACTACTCCGTTGCCACCAAGGTCAACGGCAGGAAATCGGTGGCTCTGGTGGTCTATCAGCAGCCGGGTGCCAATGCCATCGAGACCTCCCGGCAAGTACGGGAGTTGCTGGCAAACCTGAAGAAGAATTTTCCCGATGGGCTCGAGTACAAGGTGGTGCTGGACAGCAGCGAGTTTACCGCCGCCTCCATCGAAAAGGTCGTGCATACCTTTTTCGAGGCGGTGGTATTGGTGGTGCTGGTGGTGTTTTTGTTCCTGCAGAGCTTCCGGGCCACCCTGATCCCGATCCTGGCGGTGCCGATCGCCATTATCGGTACCTACACCGGCATCCTGGCCCTGGGTTTTTCCACCAATATGCTGACGCTGTTCGGCATGATTCTGGCTATCGGCCTGGTGGTGGACGACGCCATCATCGTGGTCGAAAACGTGGAGCACAACATGGCCGCCCACGGCATGTCGCCGATGGAGGCAGCCAGAAAAGCGATGTCGGAGCTGACCGGCGCGCTGATCGCCATCGTGCTGGTACTGGGATCGGTCTTCCTGCCGGTGGCGTTTCTCAGCGGCATGACCGGTACCCTGTACAAACAGTTCGCCGTCACCATCGCCATATCCATGGTGTTGTCGGGTGTGGTGGCCCTGACCCTGTCTCCCGCCTTGGCGGCCCGTATCCTGAAGCCGACCCCGGGCGAGAAAAAGGGCTTTTTCAAATGGTTTGAACAGGGCTTCAACCGTCTGACCGATCGCTATGTGGCCGGGGTGCGCTGGCTGATTCGGCACAAAACCATCGGCATGCTGCTGTTTGGCGGTGTGGTGGCACTGGTGCTGGTGCTGTTCAGGGTGGTGCCGGGCAGCTTCGTACCGGAGGAGGACCAGGGCTATCTGTTCGTGGGTAACATCATGCCGGACGCGGCCAGTCTGGAGCGGACCACGGCGGTCAGCGACCGGGCCGTGCAGTTGATGCAGAGCAACAGCTCCATGGCGGATATTACCCAAGTGGACGGCTACAGCCTGATTGACGGCAGCGTCAAGGACAATGCTGGGCTGCTCTTTGCGGCGCTGAAGCCCTATGCGGAGCGCCAGGGAAAGGGAGCGGACGCCTTCAGCGTGCAAAAGGACCTGAGCCGCAAGCTGCACGGCATCAAGGAGGGGATGGTCTTCTCCATCAATCCGCCTTCCATTCCCGGCCTTGGTTCCACCGGCGGCTTCGAGTTCTATATTCAGAACAAGGGGGGCGGCTCCGCCCAGGAGCTTGAGAAGATCACCAAGCAGTTTGTTGCTGAAGCCCGCAAGCGGCCGGAGCTGGCCGGCGTCTCCAGCACCTATTCAGCCAGCCAACGGCAACTGAGCCTGAATGTTGACCGGGTGCGCTCCGAGCTGCTGGGGGTGCCGGTTGCAACGGTCTACGACGCCTTGCAGTCTTCTTTCGGCTCGGCCTACGTGGGACAGTTCCTCCAGTACGGCCGTATCTGGCAGGTCATCGTTCAGTCGCACCCCGATTACCGTGACCAGCCCAACGACCTGACCGAGATTTTTGTCCGCTCCACCAGCGGCGCCATGATCCCCATCTCTTCTGTTGCCACCATCAGTTACGTGGCTGGCCCCAGTATCCTGCCCCGTTTCAACGGGTTTCCGGCAGCAAAACTGAACGGCAGTCAGGCAGCCGGTTTCAGCTCCGGCCAAGCCATTGCCGCCATGGAGGAGGTGGCGAAATCGGTGCTGCCGGAGGGGTACAGTTATTCCTGGGCAGGCCAGGCGTTTGAAGAGAAGAAGTCCGGCAACACCTCGACCATCGCCTTTGCCTGTGGCCTGATCATGGTCTTTCTGATCCTGGCGGCCCAGTACGAGAAATGGTCGCTGCCGATCGGGGTGGTGCTGTCGGTGCCGTTCGCCATCTGCGGCGCCCTGCTGCTGACCTGGGTTCTGAAGCTGGAAAATGATGTCTACTTCCAGGTCGGTCTGCTCACCCTGGTGGGGCTTTCCGCCAAGAACGCCATCCTGATTATCGAATTTGCCGCCGACAACCTGCGCAAGGGGATGAGCGCCTGCGACGCCGCCATTGAAGCGGCACGCCTGCGTCTGCGACCTATTGTCATGACCTCGCTGGCCTTCATCCTGGGGTGTGTACCGATGGCCCTCGCCTCGGGTGCCGGTGCCAACAGCCTGCGAGCCATCGGCACCGGCGTGATCGGCGGGATGCTGGCTTCCACCCTGGTGGCTTCATTCTTTGTGCCGCTCTTCTTCGTGCTGCTGGAAGAGGGCAGCGGCTTCTTCAGTCGCAAGAACGCAAAGGATGCTTCACCAGCGACAGACGCGGGAGGTGACGACCATGCGTAG